In Methylomagnum ishizawai, one DNA window encodes the following:
- a CDS encoding DUF4331 domain-containing protein — protein sequence MFHARLLPSCLAGLLLAGMVVTPAQAASHREAPLIAQQPAADITDVYAFRSWKNPANAVFIMNVIPAQEPGAGPNYFFFDPALVYEFHLDTNRDGKAEDIVYQLRFTTELRPPFDDLPLSFAGVDTVPGLPPAIRHLDGPGSEGLGLRQSYTVTRLVNGVPTPVGGGFAVPSNMGPRTMPDYEALAAEGVVALAGGGKAFAGQREETFYIDLGATFDTLNFRQAPILSPDQDAERTRNPFGNDMLSGFNVSSIALEVPISQLGGDPDAVIGVYASTSRVAATGELRPLARMGNPLVNELVIGTGMKDAWNMTDPDKEAKFLDFYLNSRVAALLNLAFGTGFPTTGRTDLVQALLRYPGQKPGACTKANPCSELLRLNLGAMPTPPGQQQRLGGLAGDGAGFPNGRRPNDDVTDIVLRVVAGALTGPVPALGDGVNFNVGAKGSHLTASGIYTEFPYLPTPYDGRNRRHIDCGEAKANPC from the coding sequence ATGTTCCATGCGCGTTTATTGCCGTCCTGCCTGGCGGGCCTGCTGCTGGCCGGGATGGTTGTCACACCGGCCCAGGCCGCCAGCCACCGCGAAGCGCCCCTGATCGCCCAGCAACCGGCGGCGGATATCACCGATGTCTACGCCTTCCGCAGTTGGAAGAATCCCGCCAACGCGGTGTTCATCATGAATGTGATCCCGGCCCAGGAACCCGGCGCCGGACCCAATTATTTCTTTTTCGATCCCGCCCTGGTCTATGAATTCCACCTGGACACCAACCGGGACGGCAAGGCCGAGGATATCGTCTATCAGCTCAGGTTCACCACCGAGCTGAGGCCGCCGTTCGACGACCTGCCGCTGTCCTTCGCCGGGGTGGATACGGTGCCGGGTTTGCCGCCCGCCATCCGCCATCTGGACGGTCCCGGTTCGGAAGGGCTGGGCCTGCGGCAGAGCTACACCGTGACCCGCCTCGTCAACGGCGTCCCCACCCCGGTGGGCGGTGGATTCGCCGTGCCTTCCAATATGGGGCCGCGCACCATGCCCGATTACGAGGCGTTGGCGGCGGAAGGCGTGGTGGCGCTGGCGGGCGGGGGCAAGGCTTTCGCCGGGCAGCGCGAGGAAACCTTCTACATCGATCTGGGCGCGACTTTCGATACCCTGAATTTCCGCCAAGCCCCCATCCTCAGCCCGGACCAGGACGCGGAGCGGACCAGGAATCCCTTCGGCAACGATATGCTCTCCGGCTTCAATGTCAGTAGCATCGCGTTGGAAGTGCCGATCAGTCAACTCGGTGGCGACCCGGACGCGGTCATCGGTGTGTATGCCTCGACCAGCCGGGTCGCAGCGACCGGCGAACTCCGGCCATTGGCGCGGATGGGCAATCCCTTGGTCAACGAATTGGTGATCGGCACCGGCATGAAGGATGCCTGGAACATGACCGACCCCGACAAGGAAGCCAAATTCCTGGATTTCTATCTGAATTCCAGGGTGGCGGCTTTGCTCAATCTGGCGTTCGGGACCGGCTTCCCGACCACGGGCCGGACCGATTTGGTCCAGGCGCTACTCCGCTATCCCGGCCAAAAGCCCGGTGCTTGCACCAAGGCCAATCCTTGTTCCGAATTGCTGCGCTTGAACCTCGGGGCGATGCCGACCCCGCCCGGCCAGCAGCAACGCCTGGGCGGTTTGGCGGGCGACGGGGCCGGTTTCCCCAATGGCCGCCGTCCCAACGACGACGTGACCGATATCGTGCTGCGGGTGGTGGCGGGCGCCTTGACCGGGCCGGTACCGGCCCTGGGCGATGGGGTCAATTTCAACGTCGGCGCGAAGGGTTCCCACCTGACCGCCAGCGGTATCTACACCGAGTTCCCCTATCTGCCCACGCCCTACGATGGCCGCAATCGCCGCCATATCGATTGCGGCGAGGCCAAGGCCAATCCGTGCTGA
- a CDS encoding HupE/UreJ family protein yields MIRLMVWVFALWLVAAAALAHKASDSYLSLETTAAGITGRWDIALRDLDEAVGLDGDDDGTITWGELRRRAAAIQSYALARLKLESGNRPCPLEPGKIRVDHHSDGTYAVLGFAAHCAAGPERLTVEYRLLFDLDPQHRGLLRLTADGTTQTAVFAPMAARQVFEPASTPWRGFVQYVAEGVWHIWTGYDHILFLLSLLLPAVLVREAGAWRPAPRFRDALWDAVRIVTAFTLAHSLTLSLAALGYLALPSRWVEAAIAASVVAAALNNIFPLLHGRRTRLAFLFGWVHGLGFASVLLDLGLPPAVRLVGLAGFNLGVEAGQLVLVAGFLPLAYGLSRSPWYPPAVLRWGSAAIALLAGVWLVERGFDLKLLSFPS; encoded by the coding sequence ATGATCCGGCTTATGGTTTGGGTATTCGCGCTCTGGCTGGTTGCCGCCGCCGCCCTGGCCCATAAGGCCAGTGACAGCTATTTGAGCTTGGAGACCACGGCGGCGGGCATTACGGGACGCTGGGATATCGCTTTGCGCGACCTGGACGAGGCGGTGGGCTTGGATGGCGACGACGATGGCACGATCACCTGGGGCGAGCTACGCCGCCGGGCGGCGGCGATCCAGTCCTACGCCCTGGCCCGGCTCAAGCTGGAATCCGGGAACCGGCCTTGCCCGTTGGAACCGGGGAAAATACGGGTGGACCACCACAGCGACGGGACTTATGCCGTGCTGGGCTTCGCCGCCCATTGCGCCGCCGGACCGGAGCGGCTGACGGTGGAATACCGGCTGTTGTTCGATCTGGACCCGCAGCACCGGGGCTTGCTGCGGCTGACGGCGGACGGAACCACGCAGACGGCGGTGTTCGCGCCCATGGCGGCGCGGCAGGTGTTCGAACCCGCATCCACACCGTGGCGGGGCTTCGTCCAGTATGTGGCGGAAGGGGTTTGGCATATCTGGACCGGCTACGACCACATCTTGTTTTTGTTGAGCCTGTTGCTGCCCGCCGTGCTGGTGCGCGAGGCGGGGGCGTGGCGACCCGCGCCCAGGTTCCGCGACGCGCTATGGGACGCGGTGCGGATCGTGACGGCCTTCACCCTGGCCCATTCCCTGACCTTGAGCCTCGCGGCGCTGGGGTATCTGGCCTTGCCCTCGCGTTGGGTGGAAGCGGCCATCGCCGCTTCGGTGGTCGCCGCCGCCTTGAACAATATCTTCCCGCTGCTGCATGGGCGGCGGACGCGGTTGGCGTTCTTGTTCGGCTGGGTGCATGGGCTGGGGTTCGCCAGCGTGTTGCTGGACCTGGGCCTGCCCCCGGCTGTGCGCTTGGTGGGTTTGGCGGGGTTCAACCTGGGGGTGGAAGCAGGACAACTGGTCTTGGTGGCCGGATTCCTGCCCCTGGCCTATGGCCTGAGCCGTTCGCCCTGGTATCCACCCGCCGTCCTGCGCTGGGGTTCCGCCGCCATCGCGCTGTTGGCCGGTGTATGGCTGGTGGAGCGCGGCTTCGACCTCAAGCTTCTATCCTTCCCAAGTTAG
- a CDS encoding cupin domain-containing protein: MSDTTDDWAGLAALHALGLLDGEERSRFESRLQDDAAARDELVRLAEAAAALGGLAPESPPPPRLKQRLLAAIRAEAAPPPAQVALSPGIAVVFAGRMDWQETGLPGIRVKTLHFDPARNYASNLVSMAAGSVYPRHWHAQTEELLMLSGSITLSGYRLGPGDYCRADPGTLHEEVHAETDCTFLALVGLDNQFRPAPAPS; this comes from the coding sequence ATGAGCGATACCACCGACGATTGGGCCGGTCTGGCCGCGCTGCATGCGCTGGGTTTATTGGACGGGGAGGAGCGCTCGCGCTTCGAATCCCGCTTGCAAGACGACGCCGCCGCCCGCGACGAACTGGTCCGGTTGGCCGAAGCCGCCGCCGCGCTGGGCGGGCTCGCGCCCGAGTCGCCGCCGCCGCCACGCCTGAAACAACGGCTGTTGGCGGCCATCCGCGCCGAAGCAGCCCCGCCGCCCGCCCAGGTGGCCCTGAGTCCCGGCATCGCCGTGGTTTTCGCCGGGCGCATGGATTGGCAAGAGACCGGCCTGCCCGGCATCCGGGTGAAAACCCTGCATTTCGATCCGGCCCGCAATTACGCCAGCAATCTGGTGAGCATGGCGGCGGGCAGCGTCTACCCCCGCCATTGGCACGCCCAAACCGAGGAGCTTTTGATGTTGTCCGGCAGTATCACCCTGTCCGGGTACCGGCTCGGCCCCGGCGATTATTGCCGCGCCGACCCCGGCACCTTGCACGAGGAAGTCCATGCCGAGACCGACTGCACCTTTCTGGCCTTGGTCGGGTTGGACAACCAGTTCCGGCCCGCGCCCGCGCCAAGCTGA
- a CDS encoding sigma-70 family RNA polymerase sigma factor: MPEPRPDAELQSWLAAIAQGDEAAFAAFYDATSGKVHGLIQHILKDEALAEETTLDTYLQIWREAGSYRASRGSPWAWLILLARSRAIDRLRSHKSNTALLDDEPSESLPDPHQFPPEEQAAADQRQALVRNCLEQLPPVQRQLLALAFFQGLSHSEIAEYSRLPLGTVKTHIRQGLGRLRELLGGREDGLL, translated from the coding sequence TTGCCGGAACCGCGCCCTGACGCCGAACTCCAAAGCTGGCTGGCGGCCATCGCCCAGGGCGATGAGGCCGCGTTCGCCGCGTTCTACGACGCCACCAGTGGCAAGGTCCACGGCTTGATCCAGCATATCCTGAAAGACGAAGCCCTCGCGGAGGAAACCACCCTGGACACCTATCTGCAAATCTGGCGCGAGGCCGGCAGCTATCGCGCATCGCGGGGTTCGCCCTGGGCCTGGCTCATCCTGCTCGCCCGCAGCCGGGCCATCGACCGCTTGCGTTCGCACAAGTCCAACACCGCGCTCCTGGACGACGAGCCTTCGGAATCGCTGCCCGATCCCCACCAGTTCCCACCCGAGGAACAAGCCGCCGCCGACCAGCGCCAAGCCCTGGTGCGGAACTGCCTGGAACAATTGCCGCCGGTCCAACGCCAATTACTGGCGCTGGCCTTCTTCCAGGGCTTGAGCCATAGCGAGATCGCCGAATATAGCCGCTTGCCGCTGGGCACGGTCAAAACCCATATCCGCCAAGGGCTGGGCCGGCTGCGCGAACTGCTTGGCGGGCGGGAGGACGGGCTGTTATGA
- a CDS encoding lytic transglycosylase domain-containing protein — MRPSNPRAQTQPGRYPPPPNPYRALPDHTRHSGVFPRPAALEAQVAFWRNVYATWGRAVVVIHDDRYLDTIYEVLEFPAVGESLTADQKAWVANRRSYWQDRLYALETKLDTGTALDAEDRATAILLTGGQRRDLRAMAHNAAKRIRSQRGMRERFRRGLEIGARYEARFRKIFRDNGLPEELAYLPHVESSFQAAARSSAGAVGIWQFTKGAAEKFMPVNGAADPRLDPIASTQGAARYLKYAYANIGNWPMAITSYNHGINGMKRARGRYGHDFMRMVEEYDSPLFGFASRNYYAEFLAAREIASQPERYFSELAPGLQTPAESQP, encoded by the coding sequence TTGCGGCCATCAAACCCCCGCGCCCAAACCCAGCCCGGTCGGTATCCTCCACCCCCCAATCCCTACCGCGCCCTGCCCGACCACACCCGCCATTCCGGCGTCTTTCCCAGGCCCGCCGCGCTGGAAGCCCAGGTGGCGTTCTGGCGCAATGTCTATGCGACCTGGGGCCGTGCGGTGGTGGTCATCCACGACGACCGTTATCTCGACACCATTTACGAAGTCCTGGAATTTCCCGCCGTCGGGGAAAGCCTTACCGCCGACCAGAAAGCCTGGGTCGCCAACCGCCGCAGCTATTGGCAGGACCGCCTGTACGCCCTGGAAACCAAACTGGATACCGGCACAGCCCTGGACGCGGAAGACCGTGCCACCGCCATCCTGCTGACCGGCGGCCAGCGCCGCGACCTCCGCGCCATGGCCCACAACGCCGCCAAGCGCATCCGCTCCCAGCGCGGGATGCGCGAGCGCTTCCGGCGCGGCCTGGAAATCGGCGCCCGCTACGAGGCGCGGTTCCGCAAGATTTTCCGCGACAACGGCCTGCCCGAGGAATTGGCCTACCTGCCTCATGTGGAGTCCTCGTTCCAGGCGGCGGCGCGGTCCTCGGCGGGGGCGGTCGGCATCTGGCAATTCACCAAGGGCGCGGCGGAGAAATTCATGCCCGTGAACGGTGCCGCCGACCCCCGGCTCGACCCCATCGCCTCCACCCAGGGCGCGGCGCGGTACCTGAAATACGCCTATGCCAACATCGGCAACTGGCCGATGGCGATCACCTCCTACAACCACGGCATCAACGGCATGAAACGCGCCCGTGGCCGCTACGGCCATGATTTCATGCGCATGGTGGAAGAATACGACAGCCCCTTGTTCGGCTTCGCTTCGCGCAATTATTACGCCGAATTCCTGGCCGCCCGCGAAATCGCCAGCCAGCCCGAGCGTTATTTCTCGGAATTGGCACCGGGCCTCCAAACCCCGGCGGAAAGCCAGCCCTAG
- a CDS encoding FKBP-type peptidyl-prolyl cis-trans isomerase has protein sequence MRIATQKVVHIHYTLTNDEGEVLDSSRDHGPLAYLHGAGNIIPGLENALTDRVVGDSFKITIAPEDAYGLRDDDLVQSVPKSAFQGVDEILPGMQFQAQSPEGLQLLTVLGVDEDEVILLDGNHPMAGIALTFDVEITDIRDATAEELDHGHVHGGGGHHH, from the coding sequence ATGCGGATCGCGACCCAAAAGGTAGTGCATATCCACTACACCCTGACCAACGACGAGGGCGAAGTCCTCGATTCCTCCCGCGACCACGGCCCCTTGGCCTATCTGCATGGCGCGGGGAACATCATTCCAGGCCTGGAAAACGCCCTGACCGACCGCGTGGTCGGCGATAGCTTCAAGATCACCATCGCGCCCGAGGACGCCTATGGCCTCCGCGACGACGACCTGGTGCAATCGGTGCCGAAGAGCGCCTTCCAGGGCGTCGATGAAATCTTGCCGGGGATGCAGTTCCAAGCCCAATCCCCGGAAGGGCTGCAACTCCTGACCGTCCTGGGCGTGGACGAAGACGAGGTCATCCTCCTGGACGGCAACCACCCCATGGCCGGCATCGCCCTGACCTTCGATGTGGAAATCACCGACATCCGCGATGCCACCGCCGAAGAACTCGACCATGGCCATGTCCATGGTGGCGGTGGTCATCATCACTGA